A window from Corynebacterium urealyticum DSM 7109 encodes these proteins:
- a CDS encoding fumarate reductase/succinate dehydrogenase flavoprotein subunit, translating to MSDVINHPHNQTADFNYDEAVAAFTAPESSVDGVTVGKVLKDNAPHEVGQDQQWTYAKDHFGLVSPLNRNKFRVLIVGTGLAGGAAAAALGELGYDVKVFTYHDSPRRAHSIAAQGGVNSSRGKKLDNDSTYLHTKDTVKGGDYRCRENDCWRLAMESPKVIDHMNAIGAPFSREYGGTLATRSFGGVQVSRTYYTRGQTGQQLQLATTSALYRQIGAGNVEIFTHADMQDVIVENGVCKGVVMRNLITGELTAHTGHATVLATGGYGNVYHMSTLAKNSNVSAIMRAYDQGAYMASPSFVQFHPTGLPVNSDWQSKTILMSESLRNDGRIWTPKKKGDDRDPNNIPDDERDYFLERRYPAFGNLVPRDIASRANAQQINAGYGVGPKKNSVYLDLGDAIKRLGKDTIRERYGNLIQMYEEAIGESAYETPMRIAPTCHYTMGGLWTDFHEMTSIPGLFCAGEASWMYHGANRLGANSLLSSSVEGWFTLPFTIPNYLAPLLGEEVSAEDSPAAQEALERSQKRIERIMNVRGEEPHGAAYYHRQLGEILYFSCGVSRNVEDMKDGIEKIRALRKEFWANVHVPGEANEMNQELEYALRVADYLDLGELMCVDALDRDESCGAHYRDDHLSEDGEAERDDDNWCFVSAWESNGDEKFIRHSEPLYFDRIPLMTRNYK from the coding sequence ATGAGCGATGTTATTAACCACCCGCACAACCAAACTGCGGATTTCAACTACGACGAGGCAGTCGCAGCTTTCACCGCGCCTGAGTCCTCCGTCGACGGCGTGACCGTCGGCAAGGTCCTGAAGGACAACGCCCCGCACGAGGTAGGCCAGGATCAGCAGTGGACCTACGCCAAGGACCACTTCGGCCTGGTATCCCCGCTGAACCGCAACAAGTTCCGCGTCCTGATCGTCGGTACCGGCCTAGCCGGTGGCGCTGCCGCCGCAGCCCTCGGCGAGCTGGGCTACGACGTGAAGGTCTTCACGTACCACGATTCCCCACGCCGCGCGCACTCCATTGCTGCGCAGGGTGGTGTGAACTCCTCCCGCGGTAAGAAGCTGGATAACGACTCGACCTACCTCCACACCAAGGACACGGTCAAGGGCGGCGACTACCGCTGCCGCGAGAACGACTGCTGGCGCCTGGCGATGGAGTCCCCGAAGGTCATCGACCACATGAACGCCATCGGCGCACCGTTCTCCCGCGAGTACGGCGGCACCCTGGCAACCCGTTCCTTCGGTGGCGTGCAGGTCTCCCGCACCTACTACACCCGTGGTCAAACGGGTCAGCAGCTGCAGCTGGCGACGACCTCCGCGCTGTACCGCCAGATCGGCGCCGGCAACGTGGAGATCTTCACCCACGCAGACATGCAGGACGTCATCGTCGAGAACGGCGTCTGTAAGGGCGTCGTGATGCGCAACCTGATCACCGGTGAGCTGACCGCTCACACCGGCCACGCAACCGTGCTGGCCACCGGTGGTTACGGCAACGTGTACCACATGTCTACCCTGGCGAAGAACTCCAACGTCTCCGCCATCATGCGCGCCTACGACCAGGGTGCCTACATGGCATCCCCGTCCTTCGTGCAGTTCCACCCGACCGGCCTGCCGGTCAACTCGGACTGGCAGTCCAAGACCATCCTGATGTCCGAGTCCCTGCGTAACGACGGCCGCATCTGGACCCCGAAGAAGAAGGGCGACGATCGCGACCCGAACAACATCCCGGACGACGAGCGCGACTACTTCCTGGAGCGTCGTTACCCGGCATTCGGCAACCTGGTCCCGCGTGACATCGCGTCCCGCGCGAACGCCCAGCAGATCAACGCCGGCTACGGCGTTGGCCCGAAGAAGAACTCCGTCTACCTGGACCTGGGTGACGCCATCAAGCGCCTCGGCAAGGACACCATCCGCGAGCGCTACGGCAACCTGATTCAGATGTACGAGGAGGCCATCGGTGAGTCCGCGTACGAGACCCCGATGCGCATCGCACCGACCTGCCACTACACCATGGGTGGCCTGTGGACCGACTTCCACGAGATGACCTCCATTCCGGGGCTCTTCTGTGCCGGTGAGGCATCCTGGATGTACCACGGTGCAAACCGACTGGGTGCTAACTCCCTGCTCTCCTCCTCCGTCGAGGGCTGGTTCACCCTGCCGTTCACGATCCCGAACTACCTGGCGCCGCTGCTGGGCGAGGAGGTCTCTGCTGAGGACTCCCCGGCCGCACAGGAGGCCCTGGAGCGCTCTCAGAAGCGCATCGAGCGGATCATGAACGTCCGTGGCGAGGAGCCACACGGCGCGGCGTACTACCACCGTCAGCTCGGCGAGATCCTGTACTTCTCCTGTGGCGTGTCCCGCAACGTCGAGGACATGAAGGACGGCATCGAGAAGATCCGCGCACTGCGTAAGGAATTCTGGGCCAACGTCCACGTCCCGGGCGAAGCCAACGAGATGAACCAGGAGCTGGAGTACGCACTGCGCGTGGCCGACTACCTGGACCTCGGCGAGCTCATGTGCGTCGACGCACTGGACCGCGACGAGTCTTGCGGTGCCCACTACCGCGATGACCACCTCTCCGAGGACGGCGAGGCCGAGCGTGACGATGACAACTGGTGCTTCGTTTCCGCTTGGGAGTCGAACGGCGATGAGAAGTTCATCCGCCACTCCGAGCCGCTGTACTTCGATCGAATCCCGCTGATGACAAGGAATTACAAGTAA
- a CDS encoding succinate dehydrogenase/fumarate reductase iron-sulfur subunit, protein MKLNLEIWRQAGPNAEGHFESVKVDDAAEQMSILELLDHVNTMYVEAGKEPFAFASDCREGICGTCGLMVNDRPHGPDQNKPACQQRLVSFNDGDTIKLEPLRSAAYPVIKDMVVDRSALDRVMEKGGFVSVQAGTAPDADDLLVNHSDAEKALDHAACIGCGACVAACPNGAAHLFTGAKLVHLTLSPMGREERGKRARAMVDEVETNFGHCSLYGECADVCPAGIPLTAVAAITKERARAAFRGKDD, encoded by the coding sequence ATGAAGCTGAATCTTGAAATTTGGCGTCAGGCGGGCCCGAACGCCGAAGGCCACTTCGAGTCCGTCAAGGTTGACGACGCCGCAGAGCAGATGTCCATCCTGGAGCTGCTGGACCACGTCAACACCATGTACGTCGAGGCTGGCAAGGAGCCCTTCGCCTTCGCCTCTGACTGCCGCGAGGGTATCTGTGGTACCTGTGGCCTGATGGTGAACGACCGTCCGCACGGCCCAGACCAGAACAAGCCTGCTTGCCAGCAGCGCCTGGTTTCCTTCAACGATGGCGACACCATCAAGCTGGAGCCGCTGCGCTCCGCTGCATACCCGGTCATCAAGGACATGGTCGTCGACCGTTCCGCGCTGGACCGCGTCATGGAGAAGGGCGGCTTCGTTTCCGTCCAGGCTGGTACCGCACCGGACGCCGACGACCTGCTGGTCAACCACTCTGACGCGGAGAAGGCTCTGGACCACGCGGCCTGCATCGGCTGTGGTGCGTGTGTCGCAGCCTGCCCGAACGGCGCTGCTCACCTGTTCACCGGCGCGAAGCTGGTTCACCTCACCCTGTCCCCGATGGGTCGCGAGGAGCGCGGCAAGCGCGCCCGCGCCATGGTCGACGAGGTGGAGACCAACTTCGGTCACTGCTCCCTGTACGGCGAGTGCGCGGACGTCTGCCCGGCTGGCATCCCGCTGACCGCCGTTGCCGCGATCACGAAGGAGCGCGCACGTGCTGCCTTCCGCGGTAAGGACGACTAG
- a CDS encoding DUF445 domain-containing protein, whose protein sequence is MSHRSIDNPAPASSSLPVPGPSPESEAQRRHDLRKHKAIASGLLIFAAIVFVICRIVDHGGDAPAWVGYVQAAAEAGMVGGIADWFAVTALFRHPLGLPIPHTAIIKRKKDQVGHSLSEFVGENFLNATLISEKLRAAHLPTRAAKWVVESEGDQVISREIGKLIRLTVNGVNAKEVEAVLRVMVIDRLREPQWGPPMGRGLQQLIDEGRTEPLVDAAVIWMDDKARESEDFIVNLIDERTPRWAPRFVRELVGDRVYREVVDFTAAVRANPNHEARQQFRSFIAGLARDLQHDPVMIQRMENIKEDILNSGPITALPATVWENTRHVLAEQAEDPESMLRTRIAAWVSEFAERVLEEPQLRENLEDRLVGAASYLAENYAGEVTSIIGETVERWDAEEASDRIELMVGKDLQFIRVNGTVVGALAGLAIYSLAQLIGWLF, encoded by the coding sequence GTGAGCCATCGCAGCATTGATAACCCCGCCCCAGCTAGCAGCAGCCTGCCGGTGCCCGGCCCCTCCCCGGAGTCCGAGGCCCAGCGGCGCCACGACCTGCGCAAGCACAAGGCCATCGCCTCGGGCCTGCTGATCTTCGCGGCGATCGTCTTCGTCATCTGCCGCATCGTGGATCACGGCGGCGATGCCCCGGCCTGGGTCGGCTACGTCCAGGCCGCCGCCGAGGCCGGCATGGTTGGTGGTATCGCGGACTGGTTCGCCGTCACCGCACTCTTCCGCCACCCACTGGGCCTGCCGATCCCACACACCGCGATCATCAAGCGGAAGAAGGACCAGGTCGGCCACTCGCTGTCGGAGTTCGTCGGCGAGAACTTCCTCAACGCCACCCTCATCTCCGAGAAGCTGCGGGCCGCCCACCTGCCTACACGGGCCGCCAAGTGGGTAGTGGAATCCGAGGGGGACCAGGTCATCAGCCGGGAGATCGGCAAGCTGATCCGGCTGACGGTCAACGGGGTGAACGCCAAGGAAGTCGAGGCCGTCCTGCGCGTGATGGTCATCGACCGCCTCCGCGAACCACAGTGGGGCCCACCGATGGGGCGCGGCCTACAGCAGCTCATCGACGAGGGCCGCACCGAGCCACTGGTCGACGCGGCCGTCATCTGGATGGACGATAAGGCCCGGGAGTCAGAGGACTTCATCGTCAACCTCATCGACGAGCGCACCCCGCGCTGGGCGCCCCGCTTCGTCCGCGAGCTCGTCGGCGACCGCGTCTACCGCGAGGTCGTGGACTTCACCGCTGCGGTGCGGGCCAACCCGAACCACGAGGCCCGCCAGCAGTTCCGCAGCTTCATCGCGGGTCTGGCCCGCGACCTTCAGCACGACCCGGTGATGATCCAACGCATGGAGAACATCAAGGAGGACATCCTCAACTCCGGGCCCATTACCGCGCTTCCGGCGACCGTGTGGGAGAACACCCGGCACGTGCTCGCAGAGCAGGCCGAGGACCCAGAGTCCATGTTGCGCACCCGCATCGCGGCCTGGGTCAGCGAATTCGCCGAGCGAGTGCTCGAGGAACCACAGCTGCGCGAAAACCTGGAAGACCGGCTGGTTGGGGCGGCGTCCTACCTGGCGGAAAACTACGCAGGTGAGGTCACTAGCATCATCGGTGAGACCGTGGAGCGGTGGGACGCTGAGGAGGCAAGCGACCGCATCGAGCTGATGGTGGGCAAGGACCTGCAGTTCATCCGCGTCAATGGCACCGTCGTGGGCGCCTTGGCGGGGCTGGCTATCTACTCGCTGGCGCAGCTGATCGGCTGGCTCTTCTAG
- a CDS encoding DUF2516 family protein, with translation MMNPAILIGFQVAFYLYMSLSVIVLILGVAAAAQVAMTRDDAFEVINRKKQNWLLLGGGAALTGLFGIFGGGAFPLWIIGAVIVGIYWQDVRPAIRDILDNASGAW, from the coding sequence ATGATGAATCCCGCAATACTCATCGGCTTCCAGGTGGCTTTCTACCTGTATATGTCCCTGTCCGTGATCGTTCTGATCCTGGGGGTTGCTGCCGCTGCCCAGGTGGCAATGACCCGCGATGATGCCTTCGAGGTCATCAACCGCAAGAAGCAGAACTGGCTGCTGCTTGGGGGCGGGGCAGCGCTGACTGGCCTATTCGGCATCTTCGGTGGCGGTGCCTTCCCACTGTGGATCATCGGTGCGGTGATCGTCGGTATCTACTGGCAGGATGTTCGCCCGGCGATCCGCGACATCCTCGATAACGCCTCCGGGGCGTGGTAG
- the deoC gene encoding deoxyribose-phosphate aldolase, with translation MDATLLATDASREDVRALLREAQELGCGAVCVSPSMLPISGDYPGLRVATVAGFPSGKHQSLIKATEARFSVEQGADEVDMVIDVANAVAADENAMLSEIMAVREALPAPAVLKVILESAVLSEEQLRAAVRSAARAGADFVKTSTGFHPAGGASVEAVRIMADELDRMGKRGRVGIKASGGIRTWEQAVAMIEAGATRLGVSAARAILEGAPQQ, from the coding sequence ATGGACGCCACCCTGCTGGCCACCGACGCCAGCCGGGAGGACGTGCGGGCTCTGCTCCGCGAGGCCCAGGAACTCGGCTGTGGTGCGGTGTGCGTATCCCCGTCCATGCTGCCGATCTCGGGGGATTACCCCGGGCTGCGCGTGGCCACGGTGGCGGGATTTCCCTCCGGTAAGCACCAGAGCCTCATCAAGGCGACCGAGGCCCGCTTTTCGGTGGAACAGGGCGCCGATGAGGTGGACATGGTCATTGACGTGGCCAATGCTGTGGCCGCCGATGAGAATGCCATGCTCTCGGAGATCATGGCCGTGCGCGAGGCGCTACCCGCGCCAGCGGTGCTGAAGGTAATCCTGGAATCCGCGGTGCTTTCCGAGGAGCAGCTGCGCGCTGCAGTGCGTTCGGCCGCTCGCGCCGGCGCGGATTTCGTGAAGACCTCCACTGGCTTCCATCCGGCGGGAGGCGCCAGCGTCGAGGCTGTGCGGATCATGGCCGATGAGCTGGATCGGATGGGCAAGCGCGGCCGGGTGGGGATCAAGGCCTCCGGCGGCATTCGCACCTGGGAGCAAGCCGTGGCCATGATCGAGGCGGGGGCGACCCGCCTGGGGGTTTCTGCCGCCCGCGCCATTTTGGAGGGCGCGCCGCAGCAGTAG
- a CDS encoding DUF2993 domain-containing protein translates to MSSQNYYPQQPQFSGFPAQQAPEKKSKAPKVLAIIVIIVLLLALIAEFGARWYIKHEIKNSLTEASNSRTVEDPKVSLGTTPVLLGLVQRSLPHLEVEVPSSIDVSYEDNDPNRPVVTGMPRTHITGKKLSMGETPQDMRFGELTVDAELPKEVMKAEMIANQSGQSDDDLLNSLLQVDDVVPNPQDQTLEVQFSGGLASIVMSPKIEKGQLTMEVSAVKVFGQELPDVLAEALGGAVEQSVEQNTPGGLEARDVRVTNNGLQISLHGTDVDLNELQSSLNEAGQSQQGGQESPRTDRGNDGTGDNTPAEEDRPGAVGSGGEIFNRAAA, encoded by the coding sequence GTGAGCTCTCAAAATTACTATCCCCAGCAGCCCCAGTTCTCCGGCTTCCCGGCCCAGCAGGCCCCGGAGAAGAAGTCGAAGGCGCCGAAGGTCCTGGCCATCATCGTGATCATCGTGCTTCTGCTCGCTCTGATCGCCGAGTTCGGCGCGCGCTGGTACATCAAGCATGAGATCAAGAACTCCCTGACCGAGGCTTCGAATTCGCGCACGGTCGAGGACCCGAAGGTATCGCTGGGCACCACCCCGGTGCTCCTGGGGTTGGTGCAGCGATCGCTGCCACACCTGGAGGTGGAGGTCCCCTCCAGCATCGACGTCTCTTATGAGGACAACGACCCCAACCGCCCGGTCGTCACCGGCATGCCGCGAACCCACATCACCGGAAAGAAGCTCTCGATGGGCGAGACTCCGCAGGACATGCGTTTCGGCGAGCTGACCGTCGACGCGGAGCTGCCGAAGGAGGTCATGAAGGCCGAGATGATCGCCAATCAGTCCGGCCAGTCGGACGATGACCTGCTGAACAGCCTCCTTCAGGTCGATGACGTTGTGCCGAACCCCCAGGATCAGACCCTCGAAGTGCAGTTCAGCGGCGGGCTGGCCAGCATCGTGATGAGCCCGAAGATCGAGAAAGGCCAGCTGACGATGGAAGTCTCGGCCGTGAAGGTCTTCGGTCAGGAGCTGCCGGATGTCCTTGCTGAGGCGCTCGGCGGCGCTGTCGAACAGTCCGTGGAGCAGAACACGCCAGGTGGCCTTGAGGCCCGCGATGTGCGCGTCACCAACAACGGCCTGCAGATCTCCCTGCACGGCACGGATGTCGATCTCAACGAGCTGCAGAGCTCCCTCAATGAGGCGGGGCAATCCCAGCAGGGCGGGCAGGAAAGCCCGCGCACGGATCGCGGCAACGACGGTACCGGGGACAACACCCCGGCCGAGGAGGACCGCCCGGGAGCAGTGGGCTCCGGCGGCGAGATCTTCAACCGGGCCGCGGCTTAA
- a CDS encoding DUF2505 domain-containing protein has translation MTTNSENTHSIGFPLADVHAALSSQEYWEYEAKNIGDEPGEVRSFTGGPNVKAELAEKLPIDAVPESFRAMVPAALELARTVTLGPIEGGRATGTVTAEVSGLPVKFNADLVLQDADGATTLNAKSAVDVKIPMMGSMLEPKIMAWVEQFIAHESSLIEKYLKENA, from the coding sequence ATGACGACTAACAGTGAGAACACCCACAGCATCGGCTTCCCGCTCGCCGATGTCCACGCCGCGCTGTCCTCCCAGGAGTACTGGGAGTACGAGGCGAAGAACATCGGTGACGAGCCCGGCGAAGTCCGCAGCTTCACCGGCGGCCCGAACGTCAAGGCTGAGCTGGCCGAGAAGCTGCCGATTGACGCCGTCCCGGAGTCCTTCCGCGCGATGGTTCCGGCTGCCCTCGAGCTGGCCCGCACCGTCACCCTGGGCCCGATCGAGGGCGGCCGCGCGACCGGCACTGTCACCGCCGAGGTCTCGGGCCTGCCGGTGAAGTTCAATGCCGACCTGGTGCTGCAGGACGCCGATGGTGCGACCACCCTGAACGCCAAGTCCGCGGTGGACGTTAAGATCCCCATGATGGGTTCCATGCTGGAGCCGAAGATCATGGCGTGGGTCGAGCAGTTCATCGCCCACGAGTCCTCCCTGATCGAGAAGTATCTCAAGGAGAACGCCTAA
- a CDS encoding UDP-N-acetylmuramate dehydrogenase, translating to MTQKQNHANTFPAATTGPAAVPTLDEVAAAVAPTGATVDRRPLAELTTLRIGGQPAAVVECTTAEQLAGVLEAVDAAGWRVLIVGGGSNLLIGEGPEVSELVVVHAADTPGAAISIDPETGVCSAFAGVEWDRFVAATVAAGLGGLECLSGIPGCVGATPVQNVGAYGAEVSQVLRRVRLYDRARRVAEWVAPESLDLAYRYSNLKFTDRAAVLEVEFQLDPAGLSLPLRFGELARRLGVARPAEGEEADQIRRPAAEVRQAVLELRAGKGMVLNAEDQDTWSAGSFFTNPVVAGDAARDAVVAAVRERVGEAEAEAMPLFSVGTPEKPEFKFSAAWLIERAGFHKGWQVPGREHAGLSTKHTLALTNRGGASSADVVALATAVRDGVFEAFGVELVPEPVWIGAELPQVNSATD from the coding sequence GTGACACAAAAGCAGAATCACGCCAATACTTTTCCGGCCGCAACTACCGGCCCCGCCGCCGTGCCGACGCTCGACGAGGTGGCCGCCGCCGTCGCCCCCACCGGTGCCACCGTGGACCGGCGACCACTCGCGGAACTGACCACGCTGCGCATCGGTGGGCAGCCGGCCGCCGTGGTGGAATGCACCACCGCCGAGCAGCTGGCCGGTGTGCTGGAGGCCGTCGACGCCGCGGGCTGGCGCGTGCTGATCGTCGGTGGGGGATCGAACCTGTTGATCGGGGAGGGTCCGGAGGTTTCCGAGCTGGTTGTCGTGCACGCCGCGGACACTCCGGGCGCGGCCATTAGCATTGATCCGGAGACGGGCGTGTGCTCGGCCTTCGCGGGAGTGGAGTGGGATCGTTTCGTCGCCGCGACCGTGGCCGCCGGCCTGGGTGGGCTGGAGTGCCTCAGCGGTATCCCGGGCTGCGTTGGAGCCACCCCGGTGCAAAACGTGGGCGCCTACGGGGCGGAAGTATCCCAGGTGCTGCGCAGGGTGCGGCTCTACGACCGCGCCCGCCGGGTCGCGGAGTGGGTGGCGCCCGAGAGCCTGGATCTGGCCTACCGCTACTCGAACCTGAAGTTCACCGACCGTGCGGCGGTGCTGGAGGTGGAGTTCCAGCTGGACCCGGCGGGGCTCTCTCTGCCGCTGCGCTTCGGTGAGCTAGCCCGGCGCCTGGGCGTGGCCCGCCCGGCTGAGGGGGAGGAGGCCGACCAGATCCGCCGCCCGGCCGCAGAGGTTCGCCAGGCGGTGCTGGAACTGCGCGCTGGCAAGGGCATGGTTCTTAATGCCGAGGACCAGGACACCTGGTCCGCCGGTTCCTTCTTCACCAATCCGGTCGTCGCTGGAGACGCGGCACGGGATGCGGTGGTCGCCGCCGTTCGCGAGCGCGTCGGTGAGGCGGAGGCCGAGGCCATGCCACTGTTCTCCGTCGGAACGCCGGAGAAGCCGGAGTTCAAGTTCTCCGCGGCCTGGCTCATTGAGCGGGCGGGCTTCCACAAGGGCTGGCAGGTGCCAGGCCGGGAGCATGCCGGGCTGTCCACCAAGCACACCCTGGCGCTGACCAACCGGGGAGGGGCGAGCAGCGCGGACGTGGTGGCGCTGGCCACCGCGGTGCGCGACGGGGTCTTCGAGGCTTTCGGCGTGGAGCTGGTGCCCGAGCCGGTGTGGATCGGGGCGGAGCTGCCGCAGGTCAACAGCGCAACTGACTAG
- a CDS encoding long-chain-fatty-acid--CoA ligase: MTETLAPNSSAANEEGKKPEGRAWREKPYLKYYNSWTPAEIELSGDTLVDMFIKASSEHGKDVMLDFFGGTTTYAQAHVQVRKVAAGLKALGVRPGDRVAICLPNCPQHLISIFAVLYLGATVVEHNPLYTARELQGPFIDHGAKVIIAWDKIAPLCEELVNRTQLHTVVTVNMIEAMPKIKQLALKLPISSLKEKREQLHSPAPGTVPFQKLVDGTIGGDGAYLSPVPERSLDDEAFILFTSGTTGKPKGAMLTHRNIMANVAQGLAWVGELGEGEQEIYLAALPMFHIFGLTLTAALGVATGGKLCLLPKPEIPLIVDQMKKQVPTYMPGVPTLYDKILEAAEEHNLDINGVKNALSGAAPLPVSISHQWQGRTGGSIIEGYGLTETSPIATANPISEHARAGYIGIPFPSTEVRVADPEDLSRTMPDGEAGELLIRGPQVFSGYINVADDEQPFFEDWFKTGDMAVMEEDGFLRIVSRIKEMIITGGFNVYPAEVEEVLADHPMIAKAGVVGLAKEDGSDEVVAAVVLDEHVKKEDFEEEKVKEWARHEMTRYKVPRRFFVVDELPTDLIGKIRRREIKDMVEKIVAEEG, from the coding sequence ATGACCGAAACCCTCGCCCCCAACTCTTCCGCGGCGAACGAGGAAGGCAAGAAGCCTGAAGGCCGCGCTTGGCGGGAGAAGCCGTACCTGAAGTACTACAACTCCTGGACTCCTGCGGAGATCGAACTCAGCGGCGACACCTTGGTGGACATGTTCATCAAGGCCAGCAGCGAGCACGGCAAGGATGTGATGCTCGATTTCTTCGGCGGCACAACGACCTATGCCCAGGCGCACGTTCAGGTCCGTAAGGTAGCCGCTGGACTGAAGGCGCTCGGAGTCCGCCCTGGCGACCGCGTCGCCATCTGCCTGCCGAACTGCCCGCAGCACCTGATCTCGATTTTCGCGGTGCTATACCTGGGTGCGACGGTGGTGGAACACAATCCGCTGTACACCGCCCGCGAGCTGCAGGGACCATTCATCGACCACGGCGCGAAGGTCATCATCGCCTGGGACAAGATCGCCCCGCTGTGCGAGGAGCTGGTCAACCGCACGCAGCTGCATACCGTCGTCACCGTCAACATGATCGAGGCGATGCCGAAGATCAAGCAGCTCGCACTGAAGCTGCCGATCTCCTCCCTGAAGGAAAAGCGGGAACAGCTGCACTCCCCGGCACCGGGCACGGTGCCTTTCCAGAAGCTGGTCGACGGCACCATCGGCGGCGACGGCGCCTACCTCAGTCCGGTGCCGGAGCGCAGCCTGGATGACGAGGCCTTCATCCTCTTTACCTCCGGCACCACCGGCAAGCCGAAGGGCGCGATGCTGACGCACCGCAACATCATGGCGAACGTGGCCCAGGGTCTGGCCTGGGTGGGTGAGCTCGGCGAGGGCGAGCAGGAGATTTACCTGGCCGCACTGCCGATGTTCCACATCTTCGGTCTGACCCTGACCGCAGCACTCGGCGTGGCGACTGGCGGCAAGCTCTGCCTGCTGCCGAAGCCGGAGATCCCGCTGATCGTGGATCAGATGAAGAAGCAGGTTCCGACGTACATGCCGGGCGTGCCGACGCTGTACGACAAGATCCTGGAGGCTGCGGAGGAGCACAACCTGGACATCAACGGCGTGAAGAACGCGCTCTCCGGCGCGGCGCCACTGCCGGTGTCCATCTCGCACCAGTGGCAGGGGCGCACGGGTGGCTCCATCATCGAGGGCTACGGCCTGACCGAGACCTCCCCGATCGCCACTGCGAACCCTATTTCGGAGCACGCGCGTGCAGGCTATATCGGCATCCCGTTCCCGAGCACCGAGGTTCGGGTCGCTGATCCGGAGGATCTCTCCCGCACCATGCCGGACGGCGAGGCCGGCGAGCTGTTGATCCGTGGTCCGCAGGTGTTCAGCGGCTATATCAACGTCGCCGATGACGAGCAGCCGTTCTTCGAGGACTGGTTCAAGACCGGTGACATGGCCGTCATGGAGGAGGATGGATTCCTGCGCATCGTCTCCCGCATCAAGGAGATGATCATCACGGGTGGCTTCAACGTCTACCCGGCGGAGGTCGAGGAAGTCCTGGCGGATCACCCGATGATTGCGAAGGCTGGCGTGGTGGGCCTGGCCAAGGAGGACGGCTCCGACGAGGTCGTCGCCGCCGTGGTGCTCGACGAGCACGTCAAGAAGGAGGACTTCGAGGAGGAGAAGGTCAAGGAGTGGGCACGCCACGAGATGACCCGCTACAAGGTGCCACGTCGTTTCTTCGTCGTCGACGAGCTGCCGACGGACCTGATCGGTAAGATCCGCCGCCGCGAGATCAAGGACATGGTCGAAAAGATCGTCGCCGAGGAGGGCTAA